Proteins from a genomic interval of Pseudomonadota bacterium:
- the rpoC gene encoding DNA-directed RNA polymerase subunit beta' gives MEELFSFFTKEKKPVSFKSVRISLASPEKIRDWSHGEVKKPETINYRTFKPEREGLFCAKIFGPVKDYECNCGKYKRMKHRGVVCEKCGVEVIQSKVRRERMGHIELAASVAHIWFLKSLPSKIGNLLDMTLKELEKVLYFDSYVVVKSQGGGAPAVGQLLNEENYRQAVEEFPGKFVVGIGAASIKEMLKNIELAELSVQLRDEMRKTGSMAKRTKLGKRLNVVEAFKDSGNRPEWMVLDVIPVLPPDLRPLVPLEGGRFATSDLNDLYRRVINRNNRLKRLLELDAPEIIIRNEKRMLQEAVDVLFDNGRRGKVITGPNKRPLKSLSDMLKGKQGRFRQNLLGKRVDYSGRTVIVVGPHLRLHQCGLPKKMALELFKPFIYNKLELHGYVTTIKSARKMVESGTKEVWDVLDEVVQEYPIILNRAPTLHRLGMQAFEPVLIEGKAIQLHPLVCSAFNADFDGDQMAVHIPLTVEAQIEARVLMMSTNNILSPANGEPIIIPSQDIVLGLYYMSRERFMAQGEGKIFSSPDEARIAYDYGEIHLQAKIIVRIDGKRIETTVGRILLGELLPPKVPFKLVNRALNKKELAKLIDYAYRYAGTKETVILADRLKDIGYEYATRAAISISINDMKIPVNKENILATSENEVLEVEKQYTDGLITSGEKYNKVVDIWSRATDKVAQEMMQEMSVEYVRDKNKKLVETPSFNPIFIMADSGARGSKDQIRQLAGMRGLMAKPSGAIIESPIKANFREGLSVLEYFISTHGARKGLADTALKTANSGYLTRRLVDVAQDSTIVDRDCETLDGIVAEPLMEGGEVIQPVGERILGRVALEDIVDPFTGEILLAANEQITEDIVSVIDNAGIDRVLIRSVLTCRSQRGVCAMCYGRDLGRGHMVNIGEAVGIIAAQSIGEPGTQLTMRTFHIGGTASRSVETAEVRINHGGAVKYQNLHTVQNSEGKRVVMNRNGEVCIVGAKGRELERHSVNYGALLYVDDGDKVDPGALVANWDPYTIPIVSETGGYIKFGDIVEGMTMQERVDPITGKSSSVIMQPRAGQLNPRISLKDDKGKAVKLPKTGSPARYSLPVGAIISVTEGDLIEPGTVIGKIPRETTKTKDITGGLPRVAELFEVRKPKEYAIITEIDGQVSYGKDLKGKKRVIVTPEIGEAKEYLIPKGKHVSVHEGDYVKAGEPLMDGSPDPNDILRVLGVKELAKFLVNEIQEVYRLQGVKINDKHIEVIVRQMLRRVQITKVGDSTFMLGEQVEWWRFAEQNEKIIKAGGKPAVAEPLLLGVTKASLSTDSFISAASFQETTKVLTNAAIAGKIDDLSGLKENVIMGRLVPAGTGLDRYSKMLNR, from the coding sequence GTGGAAGAACTTTTTAGTTTTTTTACCAAGGAAAAGAAGCCGGTAAGTTTTAAATCCGTAAGAATATCACTTGCCTCCCCGGAAAAAATCAGGGACTGGTCCCATGGAGAAGTGAAGAAGCCTGAGACCATTAACTACAGAACTTTCAAGCCTGAAAGGGAGGGGTTGTTCTGTGCCAAGATTTTTGGACCGGTTAAGGATTACGAATGTAATTGCGGAAAATACAAGCGGATGAAACACCGCGGTGTTGTCTGTGAAAAATGCGGTGTTGAAGTTATCCAGTCCAAAGTTCGTCGTGAGCGAATGGGGCATATTGAGCTTGCTGCGTCCGTAGCCCATATCTGGTTTCTGAAAAGTCTGCCGAGCAAGATTGGTAATCTGCTTGATATGACTCTCAAGGAGCTTGAGAAGGTTCTTTACTTTGATTCCTACGTTGTTGTTAAATCCCAGGGAGGTGGCGCGCCTGCAGTCGGGCAGCTGCTGAACGAAGAGAACTACCGTCAGGCTGTGGAAGAGTTTCCAGGTAAGTTTGTTGTTGGTATCGGTGCAGCGTCTATCAAGGAAATGCTGAAAAATATTGAACTTGCCGAACTTTCGGTTCAGCTCCGCGACGAAATGCGCAAAACCGGATCCATGGCCAAACGTACAAAACTCGGGAAACGTCTGAATGTTGTTGAAGCGTTCAAAGATTCCGGGAACAGGCCAGAGTGGATGGTGCTCGATGTCATTCCGGTTTTACCTCCGGATCTCCGTCCCCTTGTCCCGCTTGAAGGGGGTCGTTTTGCAACCTCTGATCTCAATGATCTGTATCGAAGGGTTATAAACAGAAACAACAGGCTTAAAAGACTTCTTGAGTTGGATGCTCCCGAGATTATTATCCGCAACGAGAAACGGATGCTCCAGGAAGCCGTTGACGTGCTTTTTGATAACGGCCGCCGGGGAAAAGTCATTACCGGGCCAAATAAACGTCCTCTGAAATCGCTGAGTGACATGCTGAAAGGCAAGCAGGGGCGTTTCAGGCAGAATCTGCTTGGCAAGCGTGTTGATTATTCCGGGCGTACGGTTATCGTCGTCGGCCCCCATCTCAGGCTTCACCAGTGCGGATTGCCAAAGAAAATGGCTCTCGAGCTGTTCAAACCTTTCATCTACAATAAGCTCGAGTTGCATGGATATGTCACAACAATTAAAAGCGCCAGAAAGATGGTTGAAAGCGGCACCAAGGAAGTGTGGGATGTGCTTGATGAGGTGGTTCAGGAATATCCGATTATTCTGAACCGCGCACCTACTCTGCATCGACTAGGTATGCAAGCGTTTGAGCCAGTTCTCATTGAAGGAAAAGCCATTCAGCTGCATCCGTTGGTCTGTTCGGCTTTTAACGCTGACTTTGACGGCGACCAGATGGCCGTGCATATTCCTTTAACCGTTGAGGCGCAGATTGAAGCTCGCGTCCTGATGATGTCAACCAATAATATACTTTCACCTGCAAACGGTGAACCGATTATTATTCCATCTCAGGATATTGTTCTGGGGCTTTATTATATGTCTCGCGAACGTTTTATGGCCCAGGGTGAAGGTAAGATTTTTTCATCTCCGGATGAAGCCAGGATCGCTTATGATTACGGCGAGATTCATTTACAGGCCAAAATCATTGTGCGTATTGACGGAAAGCGTATAGAAACCACCGTCGGAAGAATTTTGTTAGGCGAACTTCTGCCTCCAAAAGTTCCTTTCAAACTGGTCAATAGAGCACTTAACAAAAAAGAACTTGCAAAGCTGATCGACTATGCCTATCGCTATGCAGGGACCAAAGAAACTGTAATTCTCGCTGACCGCCTTAAGGATATAGGCTACGAGTATGCCACCAGAGCGGCGATTTCCATATCCATAAATGATATGAAGATCCCTGTAAATAAGGAGAATATTCTTGCGACCTCCGAGAATGAAGTGCTTGAGGTTGAAAAACAATATACCGATGGTCTCATTACCTCCGGTGAGAAGTATAATAAGGTTGTTGACATCTGGTCTCGCGCAACGGATAAAGTTGCCCAGGAAATGATGCAGGAGATGAGTGTCGAATACGTTCGAGATAAGAATAAAAAACTCGTTGAAACGCCGAGTTTCAACCCCATATTTATTATGGCTGACTCCGGCGCGAGGGGTAGTAAGGACCAGATCAGACAGCTTGCTGGAATGCGTGGGTTGATGGCTAAGCCTTCCGGGGCAATTATTGAGTCGCCGATTAAGGCCAATTTCCGCGAGGGCTTGAGCGTTCTTGAATATTTCATTTCCACCCACGGCGCTCGAAAAGGTCTGGCTGATACTGCATTAAAGACAGCAAACTCAGGGTATCTTACCCGGCGGCTTGTGGATGTTGCCCAGGATTCAACTATTGTGGACAGGGATTGCGAAACCCTCGACGGAATCGTTGCCGAACCTTTGATGGAAGGCGGTGAAGTAATTCAACCGGTTGGCGAGCGGATTCTTGGGCGCGTTGCTCTTGAGGATATTGTTGATCCCTTTACCGGTGAAATTCTGCTGGCTGCAAATGAACAGATTACTGAGGATATCGTCAGCGTTATCGATAACGCCGGCATTGACCGGGTACTAATCCGTTCTGTTTTGACATGCAGATCACAAAGAGGTGTCTGTGCCATGTGTTACGGTCGAGATCTTGGCCGCGGGCACATGGTTAATATCGGTGAAGCGGTCGGTATCATTGCCGCTCAGTCGATTGGTGAGCCCGGCACCCAGTTGACCATGAGAACATTTCATATAGGCGGTACAGCCAGCCGTAGCGTTGAAACTGCGGAAGTTCGTATAAATCATGGCGGTGCCGTCAAGTATCAAAATCTTCACACTGTCCAAAACTCCGAGGGTAAGAGAGTTGTAATGAACCGGAATGGTGAAGTCTGCATAGTCGGCGCCAAAGGTCGCGAGCTTGAACGGCATTCAGTGAATTACGGCGCACTCCTCTATGTTGATGACGGAGATAAAGTTGATCCGGGCGCGCTGGTTGCGAACTGGGATCCGTATACGATTCCCATTGTCAGTGAAACAGGCGGTTATATTAAGTTTGGAGATATTGTCGAAGGTATGACTATGCAGGAGCGAGTCGATCCGATTACCGGAAAGTCAAGCTCGGTCATCATGCAGCCCAGAGCAGGACAATTGAATCCCCGGATTTCTTTGAAAGATGATAAAGGCAAGGCGGTAAAATTGCCAAAGACAGGCTCTCCTGCGCGTTATTCATTGCCGGTCGGGGCGATTATTTCCGTTACCGAAGGTGATCTGATTGAACCGGGAACCGTTATTGGAAAGATTCCTCGTGAAACCACAAAAACAAAGGATATTACCGGTGGTCTGCCGCGGGTAGCCGAACTTTTTGAAGTACGGAAACCCAAGGAATACGCAATCATTACCGAAATCGACGGCCAGGTCAGTTACGGTAAAGACCTGAAAGGTAAAAAAAGGGTTATTGTTACTCCGGAAATCGGTGAAGCAAAGGAATATTTGATTCCTAAAGGGAAGCATGTCAGCGTTCATGAGGGAGATTATGTCAAGGCAGGAGAGCCTTTGATGGATGGTTCTCCTGATCCCAATGATATTCTCCGGGTTCTCGGTGTTAAAGAGCTTGCGAAATTCCTTGTCAATGAAATTCAGGAAGTCTATCGCCTCCAGGGTGTTAAAATTAATGATAAACACATCGAGGTAATAGTCCGACAGATGTTGAGGCGTGTACAGATCACCAAAGTTGGAGACAGTACCTTCATGCTGGGCGAGCAGGTTGAATGGTGGAGATTTGCCGAACAGAATGAAAAAATCATTAAGGCAGGTGGTAAGCCGGCCGTTGCTGAACCGTTGCTCCTGGGGGTCACTAAGGCTTCGCTGAGTACCGACAGCTTTATATCTGCGGCGTCGTTTCAAGAAACAACCAAGGTTCTCACTAATGCTGCGATAGCAGGTAAAATAGATGATCTCAGCGGTCTAAAAGAAAATGTTATTATGGGCCGTCTGGTGCCTGCGGGCACCGGCCTTGACCGGTATTCGAAGATGCTGAACAGATAA
- the fusA gene encoding elongation factor G: protein MASNVPLKRLRNIGIMAHIDAGKTTTTERILFYTGRSHKIGEVHDGAAVMDWMEQEQERGITITSAATTCEWHEHKINIIDTPGHVDFTIEVERCLRVLDGAIAVFCAVGGVEPQSETVWHQADHYSIPRIAFINKMDRIGADFERCINMIGERLGANPLPIQLPVGSEDKFQGVIDLITQKMLVFDQESQGLLVIEKEIPGEIIEKSTAARMALIEKLADFDEGVMEKFLEEQPVAVEEIYRAIRKATLSLEVVPVLCGSAFKNKGVQPLLDAVVAYLPSPLDVPPIHGENSKGEVETRKASDKEKFAALAFKLATDPFVGNLAYIRVYSGILKLGDKVYNSAKHKQEKIGRIVNMHANKRHEVKEIGPGDIAAIVGLRFTTTGDTLCAAGDTIRLETIDFPEPVISIAIEPKGKADEEKLNDSLAKIAMEDPSFRVSSNADTGQTIISGMGELHLEIIIDRLMREFKVGANVGKPQVAYKETVNQLARAEGKFVQQATGKTQYGHVWLEVEPLERGDGFKFENRIAEGTIPKGFIAAIQKAIEGNLDSGALIGFPVIDIKVSLIDGSYHEVDSTEQAFGIASAMAFRKALTEAKPALLEPIMELEVLVPESFLGDVIADLNSKRAKIMGMDSQSNILQKVKAHVPLSEMFGYSTDLRSATQGRASFTMQYITYDRVPENIAEHIVQKVRGLI from the coding sequence GTGGCATCAAATGTACCGCTCAAGCGGTTACGCAATATAGGCATTATGGCCCACATAGATGCGGGCAAGACGACAACCACCGAAAGGATACTTTTTTATACTGGTCGTTCTCATAAAATCGGTGAGGTTCATGACGGTGCCGCAGTCATGGACTGGATGGAACAAGAACAGGAGCGCGGCATTACCATCACCTCCGCTGCCACCACATGTGAATGGCACGAACACAAGATTAATATAATTGACACACCCGGGCATGTTGATTTCACCATTGAAGTGGAACGCTGTCTCAGGGTTTTAGACGGCGCAATAGCCGTTTTCTGTGCGGTCGGAGGAGTTGAACCTCAGTCCGAAACAGTTTGGCATCAAGCGGATCATTATTCGATTCCCCGCATTGCCTTTATAAATAAGATGGATCGTATTGGCGCTGATTTTGAGCGCTGTATAAATATGATTGGCGAACGTCTGGGAGCCAATCCTCTCCCCATTCAGTTACCCGTGGGTTCCGAGGATAAATTTCAGGGAGTCATTGACCTCATTACACAAAAAATGCTGGTCTTTGACCAAGAGTCTCAGGGATTGCTGGTGATTGAAAAAGAAATCCCGGGCGAAATCATAGAAAAATCTACGGCTGCACGTATGGCCCTCATCGAGAAGCTGGCCGACTTTGATGAGGGGGTCATGGAAAAATTTCTCGAAGAGCAACCAGTTGCCGTTGAAGAGATTTACCGGGCCATTAGGAAAGCTACCTTGAGTTTAGAGGTGGTGCCGGTACTCTGCGGAAGTGCATTTAAGAATAAAGGTGTCCAACCTTTGTTGGATGCTGTGGTCGCCTATTTACCTTCACCCCTTGATGTTCCTCCCATACATGGCGAGAACAGCAAGGGAGAGGTTGAGACCAGAAAAGCCAGCGATAAAGAAAAGTTTGCTGCTTTAGCTTTTAAACTTGCAACAGACCCTTTTGTTGGTAACCTTGCATATATACGTGTTTATTCTGGCATTTTAAAACTCGGTGACAAAGTTTATAATTCGGCCAAGCACAAGCAGGAAAAGATTGGCCGGATAGTAAATATGCATGCCAACAAACGGCATGAAGTCAAAGAGATTGGGCCGGGCGACATAGCAGCGATTGTTGGGTTACGATTTACTACTACCGGCGACACTTTATGTGCGGCGGGCGATACGATTCGCCTCGAGACCATCGATTTCCCTGAGCCGGTTATAAGTATTGCAATAGAACCAAAGGGCAAGGCCGACGAAGAAAAGCTTAATGACAGTCTGGCCAAGATTGCCATGGAAGACCCTTCTTTTCGGGTATCCAGCAATGCTGATACCGGTCAGACTATTATTTCCGGGATGGGTGAATTACATCTCGAGATAATCATTGACCGCCTCATGAGAGAATTTAAAGTGGGGGCCAATGTCGGCAAGCCGCAGGTTGCTTATAAAGAAACGGTAAATCAACTTGCCAGGGCCGAAGGTAAATTTGTTCAGCAGGCAACAGGCAAGACTCAATACGGTCATGTCTGGCTTGAAGTTGAACCCCTTGAAAGAGGGGATGGATTTAAATTTGAAAACCGGATTGCAGAAGGGACCATCCCAAAGGGTTTTATCGCTGCTATTCAGAAAGCGATCGAAGGAAATCTCGATTCAGGCGCTTTAATAGGCTTCCCGGTTATTGATATCAAGGTAAGTCTCATTGATGGATCTTACCATGAAGTAGATTCTACGGAACAGGCATTTGGAATTGCATCTGCCATGGCGTTCCGGAAAGCGCTTACCGAAGCGAAACCGGCTCTTCTCGAGCCGATTATGGAATTGGAAGTACTTGTTCCTGAATCCTTTCTTGGGGATGTCATTGCTGACTTAAACAGCAAAAGAGCCAAGATAATGGGCATGGACAGTCAGAGCAATATACTTCAAAAGGTTAAGGCCCATGTGCCGCTTTCGGAAATGTTCGGATATTCAACGGACTTACGATCCGCAACTCAGGGAAGGGCCAGTTTTACAATGCAGTACATTACTTATGATAGAGTGCCAGAAAATATAGCTGAGCATATCGTTCAAAAGGTTAGAGGGCTAATCTGA
- the rpsL gene encoding 30S ribosomal protein S12 gives MPTINQLVRQGRKKAVKRTNTPALQGSPQKRGVCVRVYTTTPKKPNSALRKVARVRLTNGIEVTSYIPGVGHNLQEHSVVLIRGGRVKDLPGVRYHIIRGTLDTLGVSDRRQGRSKYGAKRPK, from the coding sequence ATGCCCACCATTAATCAATTGGTACGGCAAGGGCGTAAGAAGGCGGTTAAAAGAACAAATACCCCTGCCCTCCAAGGTTCCCCTCAGAAGCGCGGTGTTTGCGTTCGTGTATACACAACGACACCCAAGAAGCCTAACTCTGCGCTTCGTAAAGTAGCCAGGGTTCGATTGACTAACGGGATAGAGGTTACTTCCTATATTCCAGGTGTTGGCCACAATCTCCAGGAGCATTCCGTTGTGTTGATCAGGGGCGGCAGGGTAAAAGACCTTCCTGGTGTTCGATATCACATTATTCGCGGAACCCTTGATACTCTCGGAGTATCTGATCGGAGACAAGGGCGTTCTAAATATGGAGCAAAACGTCCTAAATAA
- the tuf gene encoding elongation factor Tu, with translation MAKEKFQRTKPHVNIGTIGHIDHGKTTLTAAITTVLSYKGLAKSTAFDEIDKAPEEKERGITIATAHVEYETLNRHYAHVDCPGHADYIKNMITGAAQMDGAILVVGADDGPMPQTREHILLARQVGVPSIVIFLNKCDMVDDEELIELVDMELRELLTKYEFPGDDTPIIQGSALKALENPTDEAATKCIFDLMDAVDAFIPEPPRDIDKPFLMPVEDVFSISGRGTVATGRIERGIVKVGEEISIIGIRDTAKTTVTGVEMFRKILDEGRAGDNVGILLRGTKREDIERGQVLAKPGSITPHTKFMAECYILSKEEGGRHTPFFNGYRPQFYFRTTDVTGIVTLPEGVEMVMPGDNVTVEGALITPIAMEDGLRFAIREGGRTVGAGVINKIIE, from the coding sequence ATGGCAAAAGAAAAATTTCAACGCACAAAACCCCATGTAAACATCGGAACCATTGGTCATATTGATCACGGCAAGACCACCCTGACGGCAGCAATAACTACTGTATTGTCTTATAAGGGACTGGCAAAGAGCACCGCCTTTGATGAGATCGATAAAGCGCCGGAAGAAAAAGAGCGCGGTATCACCATAGCCACGGCACATGTCGAATACGAGACCTTAAACCGTCATTATGCTCATGTGGACTGTCCGGGACATGCCGACTACATTAAGAATATGATTACCGGTGCAGCGCAGATGGACGGCGCAATTCTGGTAGTAGGCGCCGACGACGGCCCCATGCCCCAGACCCGTGAGCATATCCTGCTCGCCCGTCAGGTTGGTGTGCCGTCCATCGTAATTTTCTTGAATAAATGTGACATGGTAGACGATGAAGAACTGATCGAACTCGTTGACATGGAACTTCGCGAGCTTTTGACCAAGTATGAATTTCCCGGCGACGATACTCCGATTATCCAGGGAAGCGCCTTGAAAGCACTTGAGAATCCCACGGATGAAGCGGCCACCAAATGTATTTTTGATTTGATGGATGCTGTTGACGCATTTATTCCCGAGCCACCGCGAGACATAGACAAGCCATTTTTGATGCCGGTGGAGGATGTCTTTTCGATATCCGGACGCGGTACAGTTGCAACGGGTCGTATCGAACGCGGCATAGTAAAGGTCGGCGAAGAGATTTCGATCATCGGTATTCGTGATACAGCAAAGACTACGGTAACCGGAGTTGAGATGTTCCGGAAAATCCTTGATGAAGGTCGAGCCGGCGATAATGTCGGTATCCTTCTTCGCGGCACCAAACGAGAAGACATCGAGCGCGGTCAGGTATTGGCCAAACCCGGCAGCATCACTCCACATACCAAGTTCATGGCTGAGTGTTACATTCTGAGCAAGGAAGAGGGTGGTCGTCATACGCCGTTTTTTAACGGGTATCGTCCGCAGTTTTATTTCCGGACCACCGACGTAACGGGAATTGTGACCTTGCCAGAGGGCGTCGAGATGGTAATGCCGGGGGATAACGTCACAGTAGAAGGGGCGCTGATCACCCCGATCGCCATGGAAGATGGTCTTCGTTTTGCAATCCGCGAGGGTGGCAGAACCGTTGGTGCCGGCGTTATCAATAAGATTATTGAATAG
- the rpsG gene encoding 30S ribosomal protein S7: protein MPRRKLVAKRPTVPDPRFNSVLVSKFVNGLMERGKKSVARSIFYGAMDIIEERVSEADPLAVFEKAMDKVRPRVEVKSRRVGGATYQVPVEVRPERRNALAIRWIVGFSLKRSGRSMAEKLAAELSDAFNNRGGAVKKREDTHKMADANKAFAHYRW from the coding sequence ATGCCAAGACGTAAACTTGTAGCAAAGCGACCAACAGTTCCTGATCCCCGGTTTAATAGCGTACTTGTTTCAAAATTTGTTAACGGGCTCATGGAAAGAGGCAAGAAAAGCGTCGCGCGTAGTATTTTTTATGGCGCAATGGATATTATTGAAGAACGTGTATCGGAAGCTGATCCGTTGGCGGTCTTTGAAAAGGCCATGGACAAGGTCAGGCCGAGAGTTGAGGTGAAATCCAGGCGTGTGGGTGGTGCAACGTATCAGGTGCCCGTGGAAGTCCGTCCGGAAAGAAGAAATGCACTTGCCATACGATGGATTGTCGGATTTTCCCTGAAAAGATCGGGTCGATCCATGGCTGAGAAACTTGCTGCTGAGTTATCCGATGCTTTTAACAATCGAGGCGGTGCCGTTAAGAAACGTGAGGATACTCACAAGATGGCAGATGCCAACAAGGCATTCGCCCATTATCGCTGGTAA